In Oceanobacillus sp. FSL K6-2867, one DNA window encodes the following:
- a CDS encoding GNAT family N-acetyltransferase yields the protein MPEKQGQGIAKKILKSLEDYANKVGISTILCKVRMSVPKNIQLYSSIGYAVYDEDILHKPNGINVKVVTMKKGP from the coding sequence ATTCCAGAAAAACAAGGACAAGGCATAGCAAAAAAGATATTAAAGTCTTTAGAGGATTATGCTAATAAAGTTGGGATATCTACAATTTTATGTAAAGTTCGTATGAGTGTACCAAAGAATATACAGTTATATAGTTCCATAGGTTATGCTGTTTACGATGAAGATATTTTACATAAACCAAATGGGATAAATGTTAAAGTTGTTACAATGAAGAAAGGACCTTAG
- a CDS encoding short-chain dehydrogenase → MKHALVVGGTGMLADVSIWLLDQGYHVSIIARNSVRLHQLMERTSFKNKLTPLLVDYRNSDELQQQVHTTIEQNGEINLIVAWIHAKAPDALEVIAKEVSAHTADLELFHVLGSSKDLSKTKQEATFTKDSTYYQVRLGFVIKNNYSRWLTNKEISSGVIEALKQKDTIRTIGQIEPWERRP, encoded by the coding sequence ATGAAACATGCTTTAGTAGTTGGAGGAACTGGAATGTTAGCAGACGTATCCATTTGGTTGCTCGATCAAGGCTATCATGTGTCAATCATTGCTAGAAATTCCGTGCGCCTGCATCAGCTTATGGAACGAACAAGCTTTAAAAATAAACTCACACCACTCCTTGTTGATTATAGAAATAGCGATGAATTACAACAGCAAGTCCATACGACAATCGAGCAAAACGGGGAGATTAATTTAATAGTAGCCTGGATTCACGCCAAGGCTCCAGATGCACTTGAAGTCATAGCAAAAGAGGTATCAGCTCACACCGCTGATTTGGAATTATTCCATGTTTTAGGAAGCAGCAAAGACTTAAGTAAAACCAAACAAGAAGCAACTTTTACCAAAGATTCTACCTATTATCAAGTTCGCTTGGGCTTTGTAATAAAAAATAATTATTCCAGATGGCTAACAAACAAAGAAATTTCAAGTGGAGTAATTGAAGCTTTAAAGCAAAAAGATACGATACGAACAATTGGCCAAATAGAGCCCTGGGAAAGACGACCCTAG
- a CDS encoding YfiT family bacillithiol transferase, producing MEVKYPIGKLQVPKKVTLENIQEWLKEIETYTIRLRETVDSLSDEELSRTYRDGSWTVRELVHHIADSQLNMYQRLKLALTDDNPTVPNFDQDQWAILSDTTLPVESSIKMLEGINERIVSLGNSLTEEQLDLAFTHQKNGKITVATKIAKLAWHEEHHLAHIKIALSE from the coding sequence ATGGAGGTCAAATATCCAATTGGGAAATTACAAGTTCCTAAAAAGGTAACATTGGAAAATATCCAAGAATGGCTAAAAGAAATTGAAACTTACACGATTCGATTAAGAGAAACTGTTGACTCATTAAGTGATGAGGAATTAAGCAGAACATATCGTGATGGCAGCTGGACAGTTCGCGAGCTTGTTCATCACATTGCTGATTCTCAGTTGAACATGTATCAACGTTTGAAGCTGGCTTTAACAGATGATAATCCCACAGTGCCGAATTTTGACCAAGACCAGTGGGCTATTCTATCGGACACAACACTTCCTGTAGAGAGTTCTATTAAAATGTTGGAAGGTATTAATGAACGAATCGTATCTTTAGGAAATAGTTTAACTGAAGAGCAATTAGATTTAGCGTTTACTCATCAGAAAAACGGTAAAATAACAGTTGCAACAAAGATTGCAAAATTAGCTTGGCACGAAGAGCACCACTTAGCCCATATAAAAATCGCGTTATCAGAATAA
- a CDS encoding general stress protein gives MNNHIVGIYDTEEQAVKAVEQLKSKGYTIDKISIIAQNTNMLKESAEEISPSTTDGAVAGAAAGGAIGVTGLFIGLSALAIPGIGPVIAAGPIITTLGGAAAGAASGAGGLKHALLEIGVSNEEAERYSNDVKEGKILVFLHPKE, from the coding sequence ATGAACAATCATATTGTTGGTATATACGATACGGAAGAACAAGCAGTGAAAGCTGTAGAACAATTAAAAAGCAAAGGCTATACAATCGATAAAATATCAATTATAGCCCAAAATACAAATATGCTGAAAGAGTCGGCTGAAGAAATCAGTCCTTCCACTACGGATGGAGCTGTTGCTGGGGCAGCGGCTGGAGGAGCTATCGGGGTAACCGGGCTCTTTATCGGATTAAGTGCACTAGCAATTCCAGGAATCGGGCCAGTCATCGCTGCAGGGCCGATTATAACTACACTTGGAGGTGCAGCAGCTGGTGCCGCTTCCGGTGCAGGTGGATTGAAACATGCTTTATTGGAAATAGGTGTCTCGAATGAAGAAGCAGAGCGCTACTCGAATGATGTGAAAGAGGGTAAAATCCTTGTGTTTTTACATCCTAAAGAGTGA
- a CDS encoding methyltransferase domain-containing protein: MKKKGESFVQIKEVAKQLNTTPRAIRFYEEKGLIAPKKDAENEYRYFSGKDIERLSIILALREIGVPVKGIRKALENPDLTIKEYLHAQRTALVVQWLEIKDMIEAIDQMVEGSNCNIYELAQQLKEMKNLRKGWEDKWDFNSWAEDFDSHIKREGHGFNVHQDYDEALKRIVQTIQLDKHAICADIGIGTGNLGAKFSAKGIHVIGIDQSEKMLEICKEKHPEIEVHYGHFLALPLLDQQVDTVISSYALHHLPDSEKLLALTEITRVLKPNGQICIADLMFLDKAHRNEFMNKLREEGNTEALESIEDEFYADRSLLVNWLEKHGYEVKTVMFNDFLSMIYAKKID, translated from the coding sequence ATGAAAAAGAAGGGGGAGAGCTTCGTGCAAATCAAAGAAGTGGCAAAACAGTTAAATACTACACCTCGGGCAATCCGTTTTTATGAAGAAAAAGGGCTAATCGCACCAAAAAAAGATGCCGAAAATGAGTATCGCTATTTTTCCGGGAAAGATATAGAGCGGTTAAGTATAATTCTAGCATTGCGGGAAATCGGCGTACCTGTAAAAGGGATTAGAAAGGCACTGGAAAATCCAGACTTGACAATTAAGGAATATTTGCATGCGCAGCGTACGGCGCTCGTTGTACAGTGGTTAGAAATCAAGGATATGATAGAAGCAATTGATCAGATGGTGGAAGGTTCAAATTGCAATATTTATGAGCTGGCACAGCAATTAAAGGAAATGAAAAATCTTCGAAAAGGCTGGGAGGATAAGTGGGATTTTAATAGCTGGGCAGAGGATTTTGACAGCCATATTAAGCGCGAGGGTCATGGCTTCAATGTCCATCAAGATTATGATGAGGCACTTAAAAGGATTGTGCAGACGATACAGCTGGATAAACATGCAATCTGTGCAGATATTGGAATTGGCACAGGAAACCTCGGAGCGAAATTTTCAGCAAAAGGAATCCATGTTATTGGGATTGACCAATCTGAGAAAATGCTAGAAATATGTAAAGAAAAGCATCCGGAGATTGAGGTGCACTATGGTCACTTTCTAGCGCTGCCTTTATTGGATCAGCAGGTAGATACTGTTATTTCAAGCTATGCATTACATCACTTACCGGATTCGGAAAAGCTTTTAGCATTAACGGAAATAACGCGTGTGTTAAAACCAAATGGTCAAATTTGCATTGCAGATTTGATGTTCCTGGATAAGGCACATCGCAATGAGTTCATGAATAAACTTCGTGAGGAAGGAAATACCGAGGCACTCGAATCGATTGAGGATGAATTTTATGCAGATCGATCTTTATTAGTGAACTGGTTAGAAAAACATGGCTATGAAGTGAAAACCGTTATGTTTAATGATTTTTTGAGTATGATTTATGCGAAGAAAATTGACTGA
- a CDS encoding GNAT family N-acetyltransferase: protein MVAIKSAEIEHVQGIARVCCEGCMDTYKGIRSPENIERNNQRFYNRERILGEIGESAGWDGYIVALDQNEVVGAIGGGMLDNKESEVYVLYLDPNRRGEGIGTKLLDFLTDIQRKKGAKKQWVSVQKGNMKGIPFYERRGFRKVAEQPAYSNAGNEDYLSLRYLREI, encoded by the coding sequence TTGGTTGCAATTAAAAGCGCAGAAATAGAACATGTTCAAGGAATAGCACGCGTCTGCTGTGAGGGGTGTATGGATACATATAAAGGAATCAGGAGTCCGGAAAACATAGAAAGAAACAATCAACGTTTCTATAATCGTGAGCGTATATTGGGGGAAATAGGCGAAAGCGCTGGCTGGGATGGCTATATTGTAGCTCTTGATCAAAATGAAGTTGTAGGAGCAATTGGCGGAGGAATGCTGGATAATAAAGAAAGTGAAGTGTATGTACTATATTTGGACCCGAATAGGCGTGGGGAGGGAATAGGGACAAAGCTATTGGATTTTTTAACAGATATTCAGCGTAAGAAAGGCGCAAAGAAGCAGTGGGTTTCTGTGCAAAAAGGAAATATGAAAGGTATTCCATTCTATGAAAGAAGAGGGTTTCGTAAAGTTGCTGAACAGCCAGCATATTCAAACGCGGGGAATGAGGATTATCTTTCATTAAGATATTTGCGCGAAATCTAA